A genomic region of Ignavibacteria bacterium contains the following coding sequences:
- the aroB gene encoding 3-dehydroquinate synthase, which yields MNITLPIKIRKNFSYEIRTGKGIFNNLKNFIEKNLHPDKIIIITDENVFQFYERKINAELIVNSNNFHILKIPAGEESKSQKVRDELENEIISLKPSRETVLVAIGGGVVGDITGFLASIILRGIRYVQVPTSVIAQVDSAIGGKTGINTKHSKNLIGTFHHPSLVLVDIEFLKTLPDEEFFNGVAEILKSMLIASKEGFEFLENNLDKLMLRDEKVIKRLIEESIKVKVNVVKKDPDEKNLRKILNFGHTIGHAIESLSGYKLKHGFAVVEGIIVESYLSFLVNGLSEVDLFRIQYIVDKLKLDKYERRKYNFEKVFEKMSYDKKRVNNQITFSLLSKIGKCDYNVIVKEELVELAYNH from the coding sequence ATGAATATCACTCTCCCAATCAAAATCAGAAAAAACTTTTCTTACGAAATTCGAACAGGTAAGGGAATTTTTAATAACCTGAAAAACTTTATTGAAAAGAATTTGCATCCAGATAAAATTATTATCATCACCGATGAAAATGTTTTTCAATTTTACGAGCGAAAGATTAATGCTGAATTAATCGTTAATTCAAATAATTTCCACATCCTTAAAATTCCCGCAGGAGAAGAAAGCAAATCACAGAAAGTTCGTGATGAACTTGAAAATGAAATCATAAGTCTTAAACCATCGAGAGAAACAGTTCTTGTTGCAATTGGCGGTGGAGTAGTTGGAGATATAACTGGATTTTTAGCTTCGATAATTTTAAGAGGAATAAGATATGTTCAGGTTCCAACTTCAGTAATTGCACAGGTTGATAGTGCAATTGGTGGTAAAACAGGAATCAATACTAAGCACTCAAAAAATTTAATTGGTACATTTCATCATCCTTCTTTGGTTCTTGTCGATATAGAATTTCTTAAAACTCTGCCCGATGAAGAGTTTTTCAATGGAGTAGCCGAGATTTTAAAATCAATGCTAATTGCCTCAAAAGAGGGATTCGAATTCCTTGAAAATAATCTTGACAAATTGATGTTGAGAGACGAAAAAGTCATAAAAAGATTAATAGAAGAATCAATAAAAGTAAAAGTAAATGTCGTGAAGAAAGATCCTGACGAAAAAAACTTAAGAAAAATTTTAAACTTCGGTCATACTATTGGACACGCAATTGAATCTCTAAGCGGTTACAAACTAAAACACGGATTTGCAGTTGTGGAAGGAATTATTGTTGAGAGTTATCTTTCATTCCTTGTAAATGGATTAAGTGAAGTAGATTTATTTAGAATTCAATATATTGTCGATAAATTAAAGCTCGATAAATACGAAAGAAGAAAGTATAATTTCGAAAAAGTTTTTGAGAAAATGAGCTACGATAAAAAAAGAGTAAATAATCAAATTACTTTTTCTTTATTGAGCAAAATTGGAAAGTGCGATTACAATGTTATTGTCAAAGAAGAATTAGTTGAACTTGCTTATAATCATTAA
- the aroF gene encoding 3-deoxy-7-phosphoheptulonate synthase produces the protein MIIVMTKDAQHNEIENVLMIIQKLGLEFSILKNENNTVILTQPSYDINSELFKALPKVEYVVTVNEDYKLVYKNINNLETKIKVGDVLIGGNELVMIAGPCSIESKEQLFKIALHLKNSGVRIIRAGAFKFRTSPYSFQGLGYQGLELLRELKEETGLLIISEILDHHDLPAFEKVVDILQIGARNMHNINLLKAVGESDKPVLLKRNFSATLKEFLFSAEYILMGGNKNVILCERGIRTFSDYTRNTLDISIVPAIKQRSHLPVIVDPSHATGKRDLIIPVSLAAIAAGADGLMIEVHHTPELAYSDSEQAIRLEQFNDLINRAKKVAEAVGRKL, from the coding sequence ATGATTATTGTTATGACTAAAGATGCTCAGCATAATGAGATTGAAAATGTTTTGATGATCATTCAAAAACTAGGACTAGAGTTCTCAATTCTTAAAAATGAAAACAACACAGTTATACTTACTCAGCCAAGTTATGATATTAATTCAGAATTGTTCAAAGCTCTTCCAAAAGTAGAATATGTTGTTACTGTAAACGAAGATTACAAACTTGTTTATAAAAACATCAACAATTTAGAGACAAAAATCAAAGTTGGCGATGTTTTAATCGGCGGTAACGAATTGGTAATGATTGCTGGACCTTGCTCAATAGAATCAAAAGAACAACTTTTTAAGATTGCATTACATTTGAAAAATTCGGGCGTCAGAATAATTCGTGCGGGAGCTTTTAAGTTTAGAACGAGTCCTTACTCATTTCAAGGCTTGGGATATCAAGGGCTTGAACTTTTAAGAGAATTAAAAGAAGAGACTGGATTGTTGATAATTTCAGAAATTTTAGATCACCACGATTTACCTGCATTTGAGAAAGTTGTTGATATCCTTCAAATTGGTGCAAGGAATATGCACAATATCAATTTGTTAAAAGCTGTTGGAGAATCTGATAAACCTGTTCTGCTCAAGCGTAATTTCTCTGCAACATTAAAAGAATTTTTATTCAGTGCTGAATACATTTTAATGGGCGGAAATAAAAATGTAATTCTCTGCGAAAGAGGAATTCGAACTTTTTCTGATTACACAAGAAATACTTTAGATATAAGCATTGTTCCTGCAATCAAGCAAAGAAGTCATCTGCCTGTAATTGTCGATCCAAGTCATGCAACTGGTAAAAGAGATTTGATAATTCCCGTCAGTCTTGCGGCAATAGCAGCTGGTGCAGATGGATTAATGATTGAAGTTCATCACACTCCGGAACTTGCTTACTCAGATTCAGAGCAGGCAATTCGCCTCGAACAATTTAATGATCTAATAAATCGAGCTAAAAAGGTTGCTGAAGCAGTCGGAAGAAAATTGTAG
- a CDS encoding ABC transporter substrate-binding protein: protein MEKKILRVGHSPDPDDAFMFYGLAFDYVQIDDYEIEHILEDIQSLNVRAMKGELEVTAISAHVYPYVQDKYYIMRTGASMGIGYGPILISKENYSLQDLKNKKIAHPGDYTTATLLAKIYLEDFLPVAMPFDEIMNAVGNGEVDAGVVIHEGQITYEQLGFKKILDFGELWQKETNLPLPLGLDVVRKDLGLEMAKKISQKLRESIEYGYKNLNDAVNYALRFGRGLSFELGEKFIRMYVNELTIDMGQDGEKALQLLFYKAYQKKLIPEKVEVFLV, encoded by the coding sequence ATGGAGAAAAAAATTTTACGAGTTGGTCACAGTCCTGATCCTGATGACGCATTTATGTTTTATGGATTAGCTTTCGACTATGTTCAAATTGATGATTATGAGATCGAACATATTCTTGAAGATATTCAATCACTAAATGTTCGAGCTATGAAAGGTGAGCTGGAAGTAACCGCTATTTCAGCTCATGTTTATCCGTATGTTCAGGATAAATATTACATTATGAGAACTGGTGCAAGTATGGGGATTGGTTATGGACCAATATTAATTAGTAAAGAAAATTATTCACTTCAGGATTTGAAAAATAAAAAAATAGCTCATCCTGGTGATTATACAACAGCTACCTTGCTTGCGAAAATTTATCTTGAAGATTTTTTGCCGGTTGCAATGCCATTTGATGAAATTATGAATGCTGTGGGAAATGGTGAGGTTGATGCTGGTGTAGTTATTCATGAAGGACAAATTACTTATGAACAGCTTGGTTTTAAGAAAATTTTAGATTTCGGTGAATTATGGCAGAAAGAAACTAATTTACCTCTTCCACTTGGACTTGATGTAGTTCGAAAAGATCTTGGACTTGAAATGGCTAAAAAGATTTCCCAAAAACTTAGAGAGTCAATTGAGTACGGATATAAAAATTTAAATGATGCCGTCAATTACGCACTTAGATTTGGCAGAGGTTTGAGTTTTGAACTTGGTGAGAAGTTTATAAGAATGTATGTGAATGAACTTACAATTGATATGGGACAAGATGGAGAAAAAGCTCTGCAATTACTTTTCTATAAAGCTTATCAGAAAAAATTAATTCCCGAAAAAGTTGAAGTGTTTCTTGTTTAG
- a CDS encoding S46 family peptidase: protein MNKRNSINLLLILFVSISILAGCSSSKDALYQKQPGYENVKAGTYDNGKMWTFDFPPIKYFESQYNFSPSQEWFDNARLAALRLPGCSASFVSEDGLVMTNHHCVRGALDQVNREGENLPENGFFAQTLEEERKVPNLYIDQLMLIEDVTDQVKAAFESGKTDEEKVQKRQEKIRELEKEYSNKTGLICNVVTFFNGGKYSMYGYKRYTDVRLVFAPETQVAYYGGDYDNFTYPRYDVDFAFYRVYENGKPLKTKNYFKWNKEGVKEGELIFVIGNPGRTNRLYTISQLNFLRDYAYPFQLDLLKGLVDIYSNYLQKHPDKKLQYQSMLFGFSNSLKAITGYHGGLKDPYLMSKKIDFEQNFRNTINSNPELKKKYGNIWDELAEFQKEKAKYIRKVNALNLRARSGKSLYFQVASDLVEFAEQVKLPDEKRGARFKDSVLANTKARFLPKDIDLEIQLAMLAFQLDDLKKAFGNELKALNDLLAGQSPQDAANRLNNSTIVFNKDEVNRLLDNPDEILKSNDPFIKFVLDTKKLADDLTKKYQDIQQKEQAKVQLLGNAIYDVYGTSLPPDATFTLRISDGVVKGYEYNGTIAPPITTYYGMYDRYYSFKGYQDWDLPERWKNPPAEFDLSTPLNFVSTADIIGGNSGSPLVNKNLEVVGLAFDGNIESLPGNFIFDDTKNRTVAVHTAGITEALEDIYKATRIVKELLNGKIVE from the coding sequence ATGAATAAGAGAAACTCTATCAATCTTCTTCTGATTCTTTTTGTCTCAATATCCATTCTCGCTGGTTGTTCAAGTTCAAAAGATGCTTTATATCAAAAACAACCTGGTTATGAGAATGTGAAAGCTGGCACTTATGATAATGGTAAGATGTGGACATTCGATTTCCCGCCAATTAAATATTTCGAGAGTCAATATAATTTCAGTCCATCACAGGAATGGTTCGATAACGCAAGACTTGCTGCTTTGAGATTGCCGGGATGTTCTGCATCGTTCGTATCTGAAGATGGACTTGTGATGACAAATCATCACTGCGTAAGGGGCGCTCTTGATCAGGTTAATAGAGAAGGGGAAAATCTTCCTGAGAATGGTTTCTTTGCTCAAACTCTCGAAGAGGAAAGAAAAGTCCCAAATCTTTACATTGATCAGCTGATGTTAATTGAAGATGTAACTGATCAAGTTAAGGCAGCATTTGAATCAGGAAAAACTGATGAAGAAAAAGTCCAAAAGAGACAAGAAAAGATTCGAGAGCTTGAAAAAGAATATTCAAATAAAACTGGTTTAATCTGCAATGTTGTTACTTTCTTTAATGGCGGTAAATATTCAATGTACGGATATAAAAGGTATACTGATGTTCGTTTAGTTTTTGCTCCAGAGACTCAAGTCGCTTATTACGGTGGTGACTATGACAATTTCACTTATCCAAGATACGATGTCGATTTTGCTTTCTATCGAGTTTATGAAAATGGAAAGCCACTCAAAACAAAAAATTATTTCAAATGGAACAAAGAAGGTGTGAAAGAAGGCGAATTGATTTTTGTGATTGGTAACCCAGGAAGAACAAACAGACTTTATACAATCTCACAATTAAATTTCTTAAGGGATTATGCATATCCTTTTCAACTTGATCTATTAAAAGGTCTGGTTGACATTTATTCTAACTACTTGCAAAAACATCCTGATAAGAAATTACAATATCAATCAATGCTTTTTGGTTTTTCAAATTCACTTAAGGCAATCACTGGCTATCATGGTGGATTGAAAGATCCTTACTTAATGTCAAAGAAAATTGATTTCGAACAAAATTTCAGAAATACAATTAATTCAAATCCAGAATTGAAAAAGAAATATGGAAATATCTGGGATGAACTTGCTGAGTTTCAAAAAGAAAAAGCAAAATACATTCGAAAAGTTAATGCATTGAATTTAAGAGCGCGATCGGGAAAATCTTTGTATTTTCAAGTTGCTTCTGATCTAGTTGAGTTTGCTGAACAAGTAAAACTTCCAGATGAGAAAAGAGGAGCGAGATTTAAAGACTCTGTTCTGGCAAACACAAAAGCAAGATTTCTTCCCAAAGATATTGATCTCGAAATCCAACTTGCAATGCTTGCATTCCAGTTAGATGATTTGAAAAAAGCATTTGGAAATGAACTCAAAGCATTAAACGATTTACTTGCAGGTCAATCTCCACAAGATGCAGCAAATCGTCTTAACAATTCAACGATTGTTTTCAATAAAGACGAAGTCAATCGTTTGCTTGATAATCCTGATGAAATTCTTAAATCAAATGATCCGTTTATAAAATTTGTTCTCGATACAAAGAAATTAGCCGATGATTTGACAAAGAAATATCAAGACATTCAGCAAAAAGAGCAGGCAAAGGTTCAGCTGCTCGGAAATGCAATTTATGATGTTTATGGAACTTCACTTCCGCCAGATGCAACATTTACATTGAGAATTTCTGACGGTGTTGTAAAAGGTTATGAGTATAACGGAACAATTGCTCCACCGATTACAACTTATTATGGAATGTATGATAGATATTATTCATTCAAAGGCTATCAAGATTGGGATTTGCCAGAGAGATGGAAAAATCCACCAGCTGAATTTGATTTATCCACACCATTAAACTTTGTTTCAACTGCTGATATTATTGGCGGAAACTCTGGAAGCCCGCTTGTTAATAAAAATCTTGAAGTCGTTGGACTTGCATTCGATGGAAACATTGAAAGCTTGCCAGGTAATTTCATTTTTGATGATACAAAGAATAGAACAGTTGCTGTTCACACTGCAGGAATTACAGAAGCACTTGAAGATATTTACAAAGCGACAAGAATTGTAAAAGAATTACTTAATGGTAAGATTGTAGAATAG
- a CDS encoding M6 family metalloprotease domain-containing protein: MKHFTKIFLFFLFTSYLLAVESPKPGLKMPDHVKRFFEEVQKSYSEGYYAKKFEERRILREKVNAGLLPKSALVSDTVFALTLLGRYADSNPRYSREQFQQKLFDGPNPTGTITDYYREISYQQLYFSGYCTNWYQVPGTMASYVGSDNGLSANGGPRFTLDLIKAADSTLDFSKFIQYYDNQGNPRIGFVAVVHTGAGAEAGAQNIWSHRWNFRMLTNGQPYRTNDIDSVSGKYVLIDGDYAIQPELEGNNNQIGDLVEIGVFTHEFGHIFGLPDLYDTDNSSEGLGNWCLMAGGSWGGNGNTPEIPVHMSVWCKKQLGWINVIDIGGYNPNMVIPNVEQNPIAYRMWRMGPIGQEYFLVENRQKIGFDKNLYIGGLLIYHVDDAKTNNRDENHYKVGLVQADGLWDLNRGRNRGDAGDPYPGSTNNTRFDAASNPNSNDYNNQATYVSVRNIRVSGLDMIATLDIGTQPYVIAKDVSLLEASPIKNGRLEPGELATATLKLKNVEQISSNSTQITLFADANDLQFLNNSKTISLNGLEEVNISLDSLLLVSPNFESRYIYLKYNVVSGGNQFSDSIKVLIGIPKILIYSRAEKPALSSYYFDALNSLNKKFEFVENDTPRYFYGRDIMIVYTGKNKDTLFENSFIDSLKTFLNNGGRLFISGQNFAEYLNTANQDFLHNYLGINYIKNASIFANKIYGKSGDLFGKDISQLRINGTEGAANETSIDIIESRGDFNVSLAFKTDGSDATGGWKTYQSGAKLFYLGFGFESINDSLSTIKRNQLFAKVYNWFMGTTSTPLDNELNPKDFALYQNYPNPFNATTNISFYLPSKSNVRIQLYNSLGELVKTILNNELEAGNHIVRLEANNLSSGVYIYSLETGNKILSRKMILMK; this comes from the coding sequence ATGAAACATTTCACAAAAATTTTTCTGTTCTTTCTTTTCACTTCTTATCTTTTAGCAGTCGAATCACCTAAACCGGGCTTAAAAATGCCAGATCATGTGAAGAGATTTTTTGAAGAAGTTCAAAAGAGTTATAGTGAAGGGTATTACGCGAAAAAGTTTGAAGAGAGAAGAATTCTTAGAGAAAAAGTAAATGCTGGACTTCTTCCCAAATCTGCTTTAGTTTCCGATACTGTTTTTGCTCTAACTTTACTCGGCAGATATGCTGATTCAAATCCGAGATACTCAAGGGAGCAATTTCAACAAAAACTTTTTGATGGACCAAATCCAACTGGAACAATCACGGATTATTACCGAGAAATTTCTTATCAACAGCTTTATTTCTCAGGTTATTGTACAAATTGGTACCAAGTTCCTGGTACAATGGCTTCCTATGTTGGCAGTGATAATGGACTTTCTGCCAATGGTGGTCCAAGATTTACTCTAGATTTAATTAAAGCTGCCGACTCAACATTGGACTTTTCTAAATTTATTCAATATTACGACAATCAAGGTAATCCTAGAATTGGGTTTGTTGCAGTTGTTCATACAGGCGCAGGAGCTGAAGCAGGTGCTCAAAATATCTGGTCTCATCGCTGGAATTTCAGAATGCTAACTAATGGGCAGCCATATCGCACAAATGATATTGATTCTGTTTCAGGGAAATATGTTTTAATTGATGGTGATTATGCAATTCAGCCAGAGCTTGAAGGAAATAATAATCAAATAGGTGATTTAGTAGAAATTGGTGTTTTTACACATGAATTTGGTCACATTTTTGGTCTGCCTGATTTATATGATACAGACAATTCTTCAGAAGGATTGGGTAATTGGTGTTTAATGGCGGGCGGAAGCTGGGGTGGAAACGGAAATACGCCTGAGATACCTGTTCATATGAGCGTTTGGTGTAAAAAACAACTTGGCTGGATTAATGTGATTGATATTGGCGGATATAATCCAAATATGGTAATTCCAAATGTTGAACAAAACCCAATTGCTTATAGAATGTGGAGAATGGGACCAATTGGTCAAGAATATTTCTTGGTTGAAAATAGACAAAAAATTGGCTTTGATAAAAATCTTTACATCGGCGGCTTATTGATTTATCATGTTGATGATGCAAAAACCAATAATCGTGATGAAAATCATTATAAAGTTGGATTAGTTCAAGCTGATGGATTGTGGGACTTAAATCGCGGCAGAAATCGCGGCGATGCAGGTGACCCTTACCCAGGCTCAACAAACAACACTCGCTTCGATGCTGCTTCAAATCCAAACAGTAACGATTACAACAATCAAGCAACTTATGTGTCTGTTAGAAATATTCGAGTTAGTGGACTTGATATGATTGCAACTCTTGATATTGGTACTCAACCTTATGTAATTGCAAAAGATGTATCGCTTTTGGAAGCATCACCAATTAAAAACGGTCGACTTGAACCTGGAGAATTGGCTACGGCAACATTAAAACTTAAAAATGTCGAACAAATTTCTTCAAACTCAACTCAAATCACTCTTTTTGCCGATGCGAATGACTTGCAATTTCTAAATAACTCCAAAACTATTTCTCTTAACGGTCTTGAAGAAGTCAATATTTCTCTGGATAGTTTATTACTCGTCTCACCAAATTTTGAAAGTCGATACATTTATCTCAAATACAATGTAGTTTCAGGCGGGAATCAATTTTCCGACAGTATCAAAGTTTTAATTGGAATTCCTAAAATTCTTATCTACTCCAGAGCAGAGAAACCAGCATTAAGTTCATATTACTTTGATGCCTTGAATTCTCTAAACAAAAAATTTGAATTTGTAGAAAACGACACGCCCAGATACTTTTACGGCAGAGATATTATGATTGTATATACTGGAAAAAATAAAGATACTTTGTTTGAAAATTCATTTATTGATTCATTAAAGACATTCTTAAACAACGGCGGAAGATTGTTTATCAGCGGACAGAATTTTGCGGAATATCTCAATACCGCTAATCAAGATTTCTTACACAATTATCTTGGTATTAACTACATTAAAAATGCATCGATCTTTGCAAATAAGATTTATGGCAAATCAGGAGATTTGTTTGGAAAAGATATCTCTCAACTTAGAATTAATGGAACAGAAGGCGCAGCAAATGAAACAAGTATAGATATAATTGAAAGTCGCGGCGATTTTAATGTTTCCCTTGCCTTTAAAACAGACGGCAGTGATGCAACTGGCGGATGGAAAACTTATCAATCAGGTGCAAAATTATTTTATCTCGGATTTGGATTTGAAAGTATAAATGATAGTCTTTCGACAATTAAAAGAAATCAATTATTCGCCAAAGTTTATAACTGGTTTATGGGCACAACTTCAACTCCGCTGGATAATGAATTAAATCCAAAAGATTTTGCGCTATATCAGAATTATCCAAATCCATTTAATGCAACGACTAATATTAGTTTCTATCTTCCATCAAAATCCAATGTTAGAATTCAACTTTACAATTCTCTGGGTGAATTGGTGAAAACAATTCTTAATAATGAACTCGAAGCTGGCAATCATATAGTCAGACTTGAAGCGAATAATTTATCAAGTGGAGTTTATATCTATTCTCTTGAAACAGGGAATAAAATTTTATCAAGGAAAATGATTCTGATGAAGTAA
- a CDS encoding NAD+ synthase, which yields MKITLASINPTIGYLKFNFQKILLNIKQAEDAGSDLVIFPELALIGYPPLDLLDKKSFVDEVISYHEKIAEHSKNIVVIFGSVTRFEDEIGTNLFNSAVVCIDGKIKSIHKKSLLPNYDVFDEVRYFEPSKDIHLLEYKGEKFGITICEDAWNDKDFWMHRLYEFDPVEENVRLGADFIINISASPFSIGKEKIRTEMFSQIARKHKKTVLYVNQVGANTDLIFDGGAKVFDRNGNLILASNRFEESSVLFDTEIEYEPIHYNFTSDAEEIYNALILGIKDYCNKTGFQKVVLGLSGGIDSALVAVLATEALGPENVLCVMMPSQYSSEGSITHSQKLIQNIGVKSTIIPIQNLFEEFKKSLKKEFDDLPEDITEENLQSRIRGVLLMALSNKFGYLLLATGNKSELATGYATLYGDMCGGLAPISDVYKTRVYEIAHFINRDREIIPIEIINKVPSAELRPNQTDQDTLPPYDVLDKILYLYIEEAKEEDEIVEAGFDRELVRRVLKMVDHAEYKRKQAAPGLKVTNKAFGPGRRFPIVQRWR from the coding sequence ATGAAAATTACATTAGCAAGTATAAATCCTACAATTGGTTATCTAAAATTTAACTTTCAAAAAATTTTATTAAATATCAAGCAAGCAGAAGATGCAGGTTCAGATCTGGTAATTTTTCCTGAGCTTGCATTAATTGGTTATCCGCCGCTTGATTTGCTTGATAAAAAATCATTTGTGGATGAAGTAATTTCTTATCATGAGAAAATCGCTGAACATTCAAAAAACATTGTTGTAATTTTTGGCAGCGTCACTCGATTTGAAGATGAAATCGGGACAAATCTTTTTAATTCTGCTGTTGTTTGTATTGATGGAAAAATTAAATCAATTCATAAAAAATCACTTCTGCCTAATTACGATGTGTTTGATGAAGTAAGATATTTTGAACCATCGAAAGATATTCACTTGCTTGAATACAAAGGGGAAAAGTTTGGAATAACAATTTGCGAAGATGCCTGGAATGATAAAGATTTCTGGATGCACAGATTGTATGAATTTGATCCTGTGGAAGAAAATGTAAGATTAGGTGCTGATTTTATTATCAACATATCCGCAAGTCCATTCAGCATTGGAAAAGAAAAAATTCGAACGGAAATGTTTTCTCAAATTGCTAGAAAACATAAAAAGACAGTTCTATATGTAAATCAAGTTGGTGCAAATACTGATTTAATTTTTGACGGCGGTGCAAAAGTCTTTGATAGAAACGGCAATTTAATTCTTGCATCTAATCGTTTTGAAGAAAGTTCTGTTCTTTTCGATACTGAAATTGAATATGAACCAATTCATTATAATTTCACTTCTGATGCAGAAGAAATTTATAATGCTTTAATTTTGGGAATCAAAGACTATTGTAATAAGACAGGTTTTCAGAAAGTGGTTTTGGGGTTAAGTGGTGGAATTGATTCAGCACTTGTAGCGGTTCTTGCAACAGAAGCTCTCGGACCTGAAAATGTTTTGTGTGTTATGATGCCTTCACAATATTCTTCGGAAGGAAGTATTACTCACTCGCAAAAGTTAATTCAAAATATTGGTGTAAAGAGTACAATTATCCCGATTCAAAATTTGTTTGAAGAATTCAAAAAAAGTCTTAAAAAAGAATTTGATGATTTGCCTGAGGATATTACAGAAGAAAATTTACAATCAAGAATTCGCGGTGTTTTATTAATGGCTTTGTCAAATAAATTTGGTTATTTACTTCTTGCAACTGGTAATAAGTCCGAGCTCGCAACAGGTTATGCAACTCTTTATGGTGATATGTGCGGCGGACTTGCACCAATTTCGGATGTTTACAAGACAAGAGTTTATGAAATTGCTCACTTTATAAATCGTGACAGAGAAATTATTCCAATTGAAATTATAAACAAAGTTCCTTCTGCCGAGCTTCGACCAAATCAAACTGATCAGGATACTTTACCTCCTTACGATGTTCTTGATAAAATTCTTTACTTATACATTGAAGAGGCAAAAGAAGAAGATGAGATTGTTGAAGCAGGTTTTGATCGAGAGCTCGTGAGAAGGGTTTTAAAAATGGTCGATCACGCAGAGTATAAAAGAAAACAAGCAGCTCCAGGACTAAAAGTGACCAACAAGGCATTTGGTCCTGGAAGAAGATTTCCAATAGTTCAGAGGTGGAGATGA